TGTCTCTTCATCAAAGGTAAGGCTATATAACGGTCTTCGGAGTAAGATGAAAAAAAGTAAACCTATGACACATACTCCTGCCATCATCCACAACTGCATATCGCTAACCGCAACAATAGATCCGAATAAGTATGAGCTGAAGGTCTTGGACAGATTAGTTTTGAGACTCATCAATACCACAGCAAGGGCCAACCCCGAAGTCATGATGATCGCTACAGGTACCTCGCTGTAGGTTCGGTAACTTCGCCGTAGTTGTTCAACCAGTAATGTACCGATAATTGCAACGGCGAATCCGCAGATCACCGGGTTAAGATTCATGACCGAACCGAGCGCCACCCCTGCGAGTGAGACATGGGATAACGTGTCTGCCATTAGGACCTGCCGCCTGAGCATCAGATAGACACCGAGAATTGGAGCAATGACTCCAATCAGTCCACCTGCCCAGAAGGCACGTTGCATGAATTCGTACTCAAACACTGCCATTCCTCACTTTCTTGCCGCTCCAGAGTAATCGTTCGGTCCAATCGATCTCCCATCTCTTCCAGTCCATGAGTAACCATAATAATCGTTATCCCATGAGCATCAACATAGTGGTGCATCAGATTGTAAAATCCTTCACGGCTGTGGCGGTCCATTCCAGTTGTTGGCTCATCCAGTACCAGAACCTGCGGTTGCCCAGCCATAGCTCTGGCAATACAGATCCGCTGCTTCTGTCCGCCAGACAGCTCACCGACGCGTGTATTCCGATAATCCCACATACCAACTTCCCGCAAACTGCGTTCAGCGATGGCATCCTGCTCTGCTGTGAAGCTGCGGAATAATCCCAGCCTGGTGTAACATCCGGACCGGACCAGTTCATTCACCGTACTGGGAAATCCACTATTGAACGATGCCACCTGCTGGGGCACATAACCGATATTGGACTTGTTCCCACGTTTTAACTGCGGATTCATATGTATCGTGCCGCTCCAGGGCTTCAATAGCCCTAGCAGCAGCTTTAACAGGGTCGTTTTGGCAGAACCATTGGGACCTGTGATGCCTATGAACTCTCCCACATGGATATCCAGCGACAGTTGATCAATGACCGGCTCTTTGCCATATCCAAATACAACATCACGCATGGAGGATAGTATCATGCCTTCCCCTCTTTTCGTAAATATTACGATTTAAAAACAACAAAAAATTTTATCTGGTTTCTCGATGGATCGTCATTTTCTTCAAACGTGGGGAGTACTTCTTCATCTCAAGTCTCTCTGGATGGTTACGTTTGTTCTTGGTTGTTGTATAGTTGCGGTCCCCGCACTCGGTGCAGGCTAAAGTTACAATGACTCTCATGGTGGTTGCCTCCTCTTATTTAATCGTAATTATTACTATTTAATGATATTAGTTTATAGCTTTTCTTTTGTCAACTCCATATCTGTTACAGTAAAATTTTGTATGCACAATATAATTTCATATGATATACTTCTTTGGTATCATTATACTTTACCTACGGAGGAACTAGATGAAGATCAAAAAATCAACTTTTATTGGGTCATTGGTAGCATGCAGTTTGGCTTTCGGTGCCCTGGGTGTAGCAGCTTCAAACGGAATTCAAGATATTGAAGCAGCACTCGACAGCAACATTAGCTTTAAAGTAAACGGTTTGTCTTGGACACCCAAGAATGAAGCTGGAGACAAACTGAATGCACTGGTATATGACGGTGATGTATACTTGCCTGTAAGTACCACAGCAGAAGCACTCGGAGCCAACGTATCTCTGAATGTTAGCAACAAAGTTGTAAGTATCACTAATTCAGGTAGCGGTAAGTCAAGCAGTTCGAGTAGTAATAACAGCAGTACAGGTACCAAAGGTTCTGAAGATTCAAGTAAACCAAGTAGTTCAAGTAACTCAAGCACTTCTGGCTCAATCAAGATGACTGGAACTGACGCTCAGATGATAGTCAAATTGCAGAAAGAATCTTTAACATTGATCAAAATGTATGGTAAAGCACTTAAAACAGGTAGCACTAGTGAATTTGATAAATACATAGATGCTAAAGTTATTGAAAATCCCGAGATCGACATTTTTGATCTGGGTAAGCAATCCCAGAAAGATAAATTTAAGACTACAGTCAAAGGTATCATTGCAGCAAATGATAAAAAAACGCTGACTAAATATGCAGATCAGTTGATTAATGTGAAATCAGCTGATGTTAAAGTGATTGCAATGAATGATAAAACCAAAACAAGACACAGTTACAAAGCCATTTATTATCCACAAGGATGGACGGGTTCCTATGGAGTGTACCTTACCTTTGTGTTTAGTCCGCAAAAAAGTGGCAACGGTGATTTTTATCTTGGCGATTTGTACTTTAGCTAAAGTCCTTAATGCAATATAATCATTGATCTTCAGGGGCACTATTGCACTTGAAGATCTTTTCTTTTCACTTCAACTCCACGCTGGAAAAGGATCTTTCAGTTCACGCCAGTTCATCAACATCTCCTCCTCCGTAAGAAGGGTCTCATCCAGTGTACGTTCAATCTCCGCCCGGTCCATGTCAATGCCGATGAATACTAATTTGGTTACCCAGTCATCCCACTCATCATCCCAGTCCGGTATGCTTGGCAGCTTGTCGCCAAAATGAAGTTGCCTTTCCTCCTCACTCATCGCACCTACCCATATTCCTGCTGGCGCAAGCTGCTTCGAAGTACCTGCATGACTGAAAGAGATTGCCATATGGTTTCTTGTCGCCAGCCACATCAGGCCTTTGGATCGCACGATGTTATCTGGCCAATTCGCAATCCAACGCAGCAACCGTTCCGGGTGGAATGGACGTTTACGATGATAGACAAATGAATGAATTCCATATTCTTCAGTCTCCGGAGTATGTTCCTCTTTCATTAATTCGCGGATCCAACCCGCGGACTGGCTTGCTTTTTCAAAATCAAAACGTCCCGTATTCAATATCTCTCTCGGATCAATCTGCCCATGTGTCGTGCGATGTCAACTCTAATATGATGAAGAATCTTG
This Paenibacillus xylanexedens DNA region includes the following protein-coding sequences:
- a CDS encoding metal ABC transporter permease is translated as MAVFEYEFMQRAFWAGGLIGVIAPILGVYLMLRRQVLMADTLSHVSLAGVALGSVMNLNPVICGFAVAIIGTLLVEQLRRSYRTYSEVPVAIIMTSGLALAVVLMSLKTNLSKTFSSYLFGSIVAVSDMQLWMMAGVCVIGLLFFILLRRPLYSLTFDEETASIGGVQVRGLSFAFAILTGMTVASAMPIVGVLLVSALIVLPAALALRVSRSFTAAIIVAVITGLIGIFSGLTTSYHLDTPPGGTIALILLVILLTGISAQKLIARYNRKRHRKETKSQHVILVNHSRRNTSHEIQ
- a CDS encoding metal ABC transporter ATP-binding protein, with translation MILSSMRDVVFGYGKEPVIDQLSLDIHVGEFIGITGPNGSAKTTLLKLLLGLLKPWSGTIHMNPQLKRGNKSNIGYVPQQVASFNSGFPSTVNELVRSGCYTRLGLFRSFTAEQDAIAERSLREVGMWDYRNTRVGELSGGQKQRICIARAMAGQPQVLVLDEPTTGMDRHSREGFYNLMHHYVDAHGITIIMVTHGLEEMGDRLDRTITLERQESEEWQCLSTNSCNVPSGQVD
- the rpmG gene encoding 50S ribosomal protein L33, producing the protein MRVIVTLACTECGDRNYTTTKNKRNHPERLEMKKYSPRLKKMTIHRETR
- a CDS encoding stalk domain-containing protein; its protein translation is MKIKKSTFIGSLVACSLAFGALGVAASNGIQDIEAALDSNISFKVNGLSWTPKNEAGDKLNALVYDGDVYLPVSTTAEALGANVSLNVSNKVVSITNSGSGKSSSSSSNNSSTGTKGSEDSSKPSSSSNSSTSGSIKMTGTDAQMIVKLQKESLTLIKMYGKALKTGSTSEFDKYIDAKVIENPEIDIFDLGKQSQKDKFKTTVKGIIAANDKKTLTKYADQLINVKSADVKVIAMNDKTKTRHSYKAIYYPQGWTGSYGVYLTFVFSPQKSGNGDFYLGDLYFS